The Parambassis ranga chromosome 1, fParRan2.1, whole genome shotgun sequence genome includes a region encoding these proteins:
- the LOC114440546 gene encoding histone H4, producing the protein MSGRGKGGKGLGKGGAKRHRKVLRDNIQGITKPAIRRLARRGGVKRISGLIYEETRGVLKVFLENVIRDAVTYTEHAKRKTVTAMDVVYALKRQGRTLYGFGG; encoded by the coding sequence ATGAGTGGACGTGGCAAAGGAGGAAAAGGACTCGGTAAGGGAGGCGCCAAGCGTCACCGTAAAGTCCTCCGTGATAACATCCAGGGAATCACCAAGCCCGCTATCCGCCGCCTGGCTCGCCGTGGTGGAGTGAAGCGTATCTCTGGTCTGATCTACGAGGAGACCCGCGGTGTGCTGAAGGTCTTCCTGGAGAACGTGATCCGTGACGCCGTCACCTACACCGAGCACGCCAAGAGGAAGACTGTGACCGCCATGGATGTGGTGTATGCTCTGAAGAGGCAGGGACGCACTCTGTACGGCTTCGGCGGGTAA
- the LOC114435264 gene encoding histone H1-like — protein MAEVAPAPAAAPAKAPKKKVSKPKKSGPSVGELIVKAVAASKERSGVSAAALKKALAAGGYDVEKNKSRVKIAIKSLVAKGTLVQTKGTGASGSFKMNKKAEPKAKKPAKKAAPKAKKPAAAKKPAAAKKPKKVAAKKPAAAKKSPKKAKKPAAAKKVAKSPKKAAKSPKKVAPKKAPAAKKKAPAKKAAKPAAKPKAKKAAPKKK, from the coding sequence ATGGCAGAAgtagctccagctccagccgccgctccggccaAAGCTCCcaagaagaaggtctccaagccgaagaagtccggccccagcgtcggCGAGCTCATCGTcaaagctgtggccgcttccaaggagcggagcggcgtgtctgcagccgccctcaagaaggctctggctgccggaggatacgatgtggagaagaacaagTCCCGCGTCAAGATCGCCAtcaagagcctggtggctaaagggacTCTGGTCCAGACCAAGGGGACCGGGGCCTCCGGCTCCTTCAAGATGAACAAGAAGGCTGAGCCCAAGGCCAAGAAGCCCGCAAAGAAAGCCGCTCCTAAAGCCAAGAAGCCCGCAGCCGCCAAGAAACCCGCAGCGGCCAAGAAGCCCAAGAAGGTGGCAGCCAAGAAACCAGCAGCTGCTAAGAAGTCCCCCAAGAAGGCCAAGAAGCCCGCAGCGGCCAAGAAAGTGGCTAAGAGCCCCAAGAAGGCCGCAAAGAGCCCCAAGAAGGTGGCTCCCAAAAAGGCCCCCGCTGCCAAGAAGAAGGCCCCCGCAAAGAAGGCAGCCAAGCCCGCAGCTAAGCCCAAAGCCAAGAAGGCAGCACCCAAGAAGAAGTGA
- the LOC114426075 gene encoding B-cell receptor CD22-like, producing MRGAATRGFVILLLSVPVVQSKNGYGVTYTSAEICAVKGSTVEIHCTYTYPYEKDGQTTTVHQTLWFTKTILYGPVDLKTDSDYAGRVYSRCHKNKCTLTITDLRQSDSAEYKFRFITNHQGGKYSGSPGVTLSVTDLRVQVIRLSHYTDYTWAWLTCQRSCQPDHGSCVWFKNRQEVVGKTFCTLSGYFTSTDSFSCAVRGYERFPSPSVYPPKLPSVSVSPSGDIVEGQSVTLTCSSDANPPANYIWYKDNGGENLSKGAQFILRSIQSSDSGKYFCNADNNLGTKTSEYKHVDVKYPPKLPSVSVSPSAVEGHSVTLTCSSDANPAANYTWYKEDQRVPLGSTGIYHFTSIRSEDRGIYYCKSENKHGQKSSFLSVEVQYPPKLPSVSVSPSVDTVEGHSLTLTCSSDANPAANYTWYKKDEAAPKASGQNFTITETRAEHSGSYYCEAQNSRGRQSSSLHLITVVRETWKLVYIGTASVIFLVVILLLVFLLIRNKRPSKASPESGENPENRQQHLPHDLEEQEDLQYASVHFLKNQKDPIYSSIRAGGPHRYREEEEEEEDVVVQQNTVVKFKSASSAPRTRREETEDPTAL from the exons ATGAGAGGAGCAGCAACCAGAGGATTTGtcattcttcttctctctgtgccAG TGGTACAGAGTAAGAACGGTTATGGAGTGACTTACACGTCTGCTGAGATCTGTGCTGTAAAAGGATCAACAGTGGAAATACACTGCACCTACACATATCCATATGAGAAGGATGGTCAGACCACTACAGTTCACCAAACACTGTGGTTTACTAAAACAATTCTTTATGGACCTGTGGATCTGAAAACAGACTCAGACTACGCAGGTCGTGTGTACAGTCGttgtcataaaaacaaatgcactCTGACAATCACAGACCTGAGACAGAGCGACTCAGCTGAGTACAAGTTCAGGTTCATAACAAACCATCAAGGTGGGAAATATAGTGGTTCACCTGGAGTCACCTTGTCTGTCACAG ATCTTCGGGTGCAGGTGATCAGACTCTCCCACTACACTGATTATACCTGGGCATGGCTAACATGTCAACGCAGCTGTCAGCCTGATCATGGTTCCTGTGTCTGGTTTAAGAATAGACAGGAGGTTGTGGGAAAAACATTTTGTACTCTTTCAGGCTATTTTACCTCTACAGACAGCTTTTCCTGTGCTGTAAGAGGATACGAGAGGTTCCcctctccatcagtgt ATCCTCCAAAGCTTCCCTCTGTGTCAGTGAGTCCCTCTGGTGACATAGTGGAGGGACAATCTGTAACTCTGACCTGTAGCAGTGATGCTAACCCACCAGCTAACTACATCTGGTACAAGGACAATGGTGGTGAAAATCTCAGTAAAGGTGCACAGTTCATCTTGAGATCCATCCAGTCCTCTGACTCTGGAAAGTATTTCTGTAACGCTGACAACAATCTGGGGACAAAGACATCTGAATACAAACACGTTGATGTGAAAT ATCCTCCAAAGCTTCCTTCTGTGTCAGTAAGTCCCTCTGCTGTGGAGGGACATTCAGTGACTCTGACCTGTAGCAGTGATGCTAACCCAGCAGctaactacacctggtacaaggAGGACCAAAGAGTGCCTCTAGGATCAACAGGCATTTATCACTTCACCTCAATcaggtctgaggacagaggGATCTACTACTGCAAGTCTGAGAATAAACATGGACAGAAGTCATCGTTTCTATCTGTAGAGGTCCAGT ATCCTCCAAAGCTTCCCTCTGTGTCAGTGAGTCCCTCTGTTGACACAGTGGAGGGACATTCACTGACTCTGACCTGTAGCAGTGATGCTAACCCAGCAGctaactacacctggtacaagaAGGATGAAGCCGCACCAAAAGCATCAGGACAGAACTTCACCATCACTGAGACTAGAGCTGAACACAGTGGCAGTTATTACTGTGAAGCCCAGAACAGCAGAGGACGTCAGAGCTCCTCCTTACATCTGATCACTGTTGTGAGAG AGACATGGAAACTAGTATACATTGGAACAGCTTCAGTCATTTTCCTGGTTGTCATACTGCttcttgttttcctgctgataaG AAACAAGAGGCCTTCAAAGGCATCACCTGAGTCTGGAGAAAACCCAgagaacagacaacag CATCTACCCCATGACTTAGAGGAGCAGGAAGACCTTCAATATGCCAGCGTCCACTTCTTGAAGAACCAGAAAGATCCCATCTACTCCAGCATCAGAGCGGGCGGACCCCACAGATAccgggaggaagaggaggaggaggaggatgtggttgTACAGCAGAACACAGTGGTCAAATTCAAGAGTGCCAGCTCTGCACCAAG aactagaagagaggaaacagaggacCCAACAGCACTGTAA
- the LOC114436048 gene encoding histone H2B 1/2, with product MPEPAKSAPKKGSKKAVTKTAGKGGKKKRKTRKESYAIYVYKVLKQVHPDTGISSKAMSIMNSFVNDIFERIASEASRLAHYNKRSTITSREIQTAVRLLLPGELAKHAVSEGTKAVTKYTSSK from the coding sequence ATGCCTGAACCCGCCAAGTCTGCGCCCAAGAAGGGCTCCAAGAAAGCCGTGACCAAGACCGCCGGCAAAGGaggcaagaagaagagaaagaccaGGAAGGAGAGCTACGCCATCTACGTGTACAAAGTCTTGAAGCAGGTGCACCCTGATACCGGCATCTCCTCCAAGGCCATGAGCATCATGAACTCCTTCGTGAACGACATCTTTGAGCGCATCGCCTCCGAGGCCTCTCGTCTGGCTCACTACAACAAGCGCTCCACCATCACTTCCAGGGAGATCCAGACCGccgtcaggctgctgctgcccggTGAGCTGGCTAAGCACGCCGTGTCTGAGGGCACCAAGGCCGTCACCAAGTACACCAGCTCCAagtaa